The following proteins are co-located in the Poecile atricapillus isolate bPoeAtr1 chromosome 2, bPoeAtr1.hap1, whole genome shotgun sequence genome:
- the HTR5A gene encoding 5-hydroxytryptamine receptor 5A, with amino-acid sequence MERPLNLSCLADTTPDSGNRSGSSAGPEGGQAHLSVFSVLVLTLLAMLVVATFLWNGLVLATILRVRSFHRVPHNLVASMAISDVMVAALVMPLSLVHELSGRRWRLGRSLCQVWISFDVLCCTASIWNVTAIALDRYWSITRHLEYTLRTRRRISNIMIALTWALSAFISLAPLLFGWGETYSEDSEECQVSQEPSYTIFSTFGAFYLPLCVVLFVYWKIYKAAKFRIGSRKSNSITPITPEALEVKEAAQQPQMVFTVRHATVTFQTDGDTWREQKEKKAALMVGILIGVFVLCWIPFFITELINPLCSCDIPPVWKSIFLWLGYSNSFFNPLIYTAFNKNYNNAFRNLFFRQQ; translated from the exons atGGAGCGCCCGCTCAACCTCAGCTGCCTCGCCGATACGACGCCGGACAGTGGCAACAGGAGCGGGTCCTCCGCCGGCCCCGAGGGCGGCCAGGCCCATCTCTCCGTCTTCAGCGTGTTGGTCCTCACGCTGTTGGCCATGCTGGTGGTGGCCACGTTCCTCTGGAACGGGCTGGTCCTGGCCACCATCCTCCGTGTGCGCAGTTTCCACCGGGTGCCCCACAACCTGGTGGCCTCCATGGCCATCTCTGACGTGATGGTGGCGGCCCTCGTCATGCCCCTCAGCCTGGTGCACGAGTTGTCCGGGCGGCGGTGGCGGCTGGGCCGGTCGCTCTGCCAGGTGTGGATCTCCTTCgatgtgctgtgctgcactgcCAGCATCTGGAATGTCACGGCCATTGCCCTCGACCGCTACTGGTCCATCACCCGTCACCTGGAGTACACGCTCCGCACCCGGCGCCGCATCTCCAACATCATGATTGCTCTCACCTGGGCGCTCTCCGCCTTTATCTCTCTGGCCCCATTGCTCTTTGGCTGGGGAGAGACTTACTCAGAGGACAGTGAAGAGTGCCAAGTCAGCCAGGAGCCCTCCTACACCATCTTCTCCACATTCGGGGCCTTCTACCTGCCCCTCTGCGTGGTGCTCTTTGTGTACTGGAAGATCTACAAGGCTGCCAAGTTTCGAATCGGATCTCGCAAGAGCAACTCCATCACCCCCATTACACCAGAAGCACTGGAG GTAAAGGAAGCGGCCCAGCAGCCACAGATGGTCTTCACTGTCCGTCACGCCACTGTTACGTTCCAGACAGACGGAGACACGTGgagagagcagaaggaaaagaaagctgcCCTCATGGTGGGCATCCTTATTGGGGTCTTCGTGCTCTGCTGGATCCCCTTCTTCATCACAGAGCTCATCAACCCACTCTGCTCATGTGACATCCCACCTGTTTGGAAGAGCATTTTTCTATGGCTGGGCTattcaaattccttttttaaTCCACTCATCTACACTGCTTTCAACAAAAACTACAACAATGCCTTCAGGAACCTATTCTTTAGGCAGCAGTGA